The Thermococcus thermotolerans genome contains a region encoding:
- a CDS encoding choice-of-anchor L domain-containing protein, with the protein MEKRQVLVVLALLLVLGSVVSLGYVGATYGTVITRDATNEAKAILNSNFQNSLVTAKFRGVEEQILVTTKPLLGFPIEGDSYVILSSGDARYVTEGSTYDVENMGGLSISGGHPVTGETIYDVARLEITLEVPYGAKELSFRWRIVSDEYSPYNDFFYAYVVFPDGTKKVAATVLNGTIPYITIIEPYLTPINGQDGVVLWRMSSIYVARVDVSQYQGEKITLVLEVGDEGDSIVDTTVLIDDLKFDVPPAYFIYNRMMVIAQVWTMYFFRLHDDFDEVYANASAMGVDNETLALAKELHENATQMMMGAWHTDNLDDIKLRVWGAIPTYPRLHLVRKAYVLERDAVGMLLDAMKELEGG; encoded by the coding sequence TTGGAGAAAAGACAAGTTCTGGTGGTCCTGGCCCTCCTGCTGGTTCTGGGTAGTGTGGTCTCTCTGGGATACGTTGGGGCCACCTATGGGACGGTCATTACAAGGGATGCGACCAATGAGGCCAAGGCCATTCTCAACTCCAACTTTCAGAATTCGCTGGTGACCGCCAAGTTCAGGGGTGTTGAGGAGCAGATTCTGGTGACCACGAAGCCGTTGCTCGGTTTCCCGATTGAGGGGGATTCCTATGTGATCCTAAGCTCCGGCGATGCGAGGTACGTCACCGAAGGGAGCACGTACGACGTTGAGAACATGGGGGGCCTCTCCATATCCGGAGGCCACCCGGTAACAGGGGAGACCATATACGACGTCGCCAGGCTTGAGATAACCCTCGAAGTACCCTACGGTGCCAAGGAACTGTCCTTCCGCTGGAGGATCGTCTCGGACGAGTATTCTCCATACAACGACTTTTTCTACGCATACGTCGTCTTCCCGGATGGCACCAAAAAGGTTGCCGCCACGGTGCTTAACGGAACCATCCCGTACATAACCATAATCGAGCCGTATCTGACGCCCATCAACGGCCAGGATGGCGTCGTACTGTGGAGAATGAGCTCCATATACGTGGCCAGGGTCGATGTTTCCCAGTACCAGGGCGAAAAGATAACGCTGGTTCTGGAGGTTGGAGATGAGGGCGACAGCATCGTCGACACGACGGTTCTGATTGATGACCTCAAGTTCGATGTTCCACCTGCGTACTTCATATACAACCGCATGATGGTCATCGCCCAGGTGTGGACAATGTACTTCTTCAGGCTTCACGACGACTTTGATGAAGTCTACGCCAACGCAAGCGCCATGGGGGTCGATAACGAGACCCTTGCTCTGGCAAAGGAACTCCACGAGAACGCGACCCAGATGATGATGGGGGCATGGCATACGGACAACCTCGATGACATAAAGCTCCGCGTCTGGGGAGCGATACCGACGTACCCGAGGCTCCACTTGGTGAGGAAGGCATACGTTCTGGAAAGGGACGCTGTTGGCATGCTCCTTGATGCCATGAAGGAGCTTGAGGGCGGCTAG
- a CDS encoding RsmB/NOP family class I SAM-dependent RNA methyltransferase → MELFYRVSFQEVVADALSLVEERELSSKHALERVFKRVAGKDRDKARGLAHAYVFEIEKWRAKIDFIINSVLKGSTVEELDPYLANLLRIGTFEIHFRKVPPAVATDSIIRVVKERFDFSRAKFVNALMHSIEKFDVENALKRLKERDRVEWLSVRFSHPRWYVEYAIDLLGYDEAVRLLLSNNRLQRYYVRANTLKTDVDSLRDYLGENGVRTALTPVPDVLKILEYKTPVTRLDWYREGKFAIQDLASAYVAHVLAPEPGERVLDLAAAPGSKTFHAAALMENKGEIIAVDYSYDRLMRMKEKMRLLGIKNVKLVHADGQSFRDKSKFDKIILDAPCSSSGTYRQFPEVKWRFDEKKIKRIINVQRNMLRNAYENLRAGGEMTYSTCSIRIDEDEENVLFAINRVGLELMNYPFGWGDRGFLEIGDRVFRAWTHRHDCNGFFIAKLRRAD, encoded by the coding sequence ATGGAGCTGTTTTACCGCGTGAGCTTTCAGGAAGTGGTGGCGGACGCGTTGAGCCTGGTTGAGGAGCGTGAACTCTCATCGAAGCACGCCCTTGAGAGGGTCTTTAAGAGGGTCGCCGGCAAAGACCGGGACAAGGCGCGGGGATTAGCTCATGCCTACGTCTTCGAGATAGAGAAGTGGCGGGCGAAGATAGACTTCATAATAAACTCCGTCCTCAAAGGCTCAACGGTCGAGGAATTAGACCCCTACCTGGCCAACCTCCTGAGAATCGGCACCTTTGAAATCCACTTCCGGAAGGTTCCCCCGGCTGTGGCGACCGACTCGATAATCAGGGTCGTCAAAGAACGCTTTGATTTCTCAAGGGCAAAGTTCGTGAACGCGCTCATGCATTCGATAGAGAAGTTTGACGTGGAGAACGCCCTAAAACGGCTTAAGGAGAGGGACAGGGTAGAATGGCTCTCCGTCCGCTTCTCGCACCCGAGATGGTACGTGGAGTACGCTATAGACCTCCTCGGCTACGACGAAGCAGTAAGACTCCTCCTCAGCAACAACAGACTACAACGCTATTACGTTAGAGCAAACACCCTCAAGACCGACGTTGATTCCCTCAGAGATTACCTTGGGGAGAACGGCGTAAGGACGGCCTTAACGCCCGTCCCGGACGTTTTGAAGATCCTCGAATACAAAACTCCGGTAACGAGGCTCGACTGGTACAGGGAAGGGAAGTTCGCTATCCAGGATCTGGCCTCTGCCTACGTTGCCCATGTTTTGGCTCCGGAGCCGGGAGAGAGGGTTCTGGACTTAGCGGCCGCACCGGGGAGTAAAACCTTCCACGCGGCGGCGCTGATGGAGAACAAAGGAGAGATAATCGCGGTTGACTACTCCTACGACAGGCTCATGCGCATGAAGGAGAAGATGAGGCTTTTGGGCATCAAAAACGTCAAGCTGGTTCATGCCGACGGCCAGAGCTTTAGGGATAAGAGCAAGTTCGACAAAATAATCCTCGATGCCCCCTGTTCAAGCTCCGGAACCTACCGGCAGTTCCCGGAGGTCAAGTGGCGCTTCGATGAGAAGAAAATCAAGCGCATCATAAACGTCCAGAGGAACATGCTCCGCAATGCCTACGAGAACCTCAGAGCCGGGGGGGAGATGACCTACTCGACGTGCTCGATTAGGATTGACGAAGACGAGGAGAACGTGCTCTTCGCGATAAACAGGGTGGGGCTTGAGCTGATGAACTACCCCTTCGGCTGGGGCGATAGGGGCTTCCTTGAAATCGGCGACAGGGTTTTCAGAGCGTGGACGCACAGGCACGACTGCAACGGATTCTTCATTGCAAAATTGAGAAGGGCGGACTAG
- a CDS encoding TIGR00296 family protein, producing the protein MYKIKDEWGEFLVRLARRAIEEYVRNGRTIKPPEDTPPELWEKMGVFVTLNRRHSPPQMALRGCIGFPLPIYPLVEATIKAAIYAAVDDPRFPPVREGELDDLVVEVSVLTPPELIEGPPEERPKKIKVGRDGLIIEKGIYSGLLLPQVPIEWGWDEEEFLAQTCWKAGLPPDCWLDEDTKVYRFTAEVFEEEKPGGPVKRKPL; encoded by the coding sequence ATGTACAAGATCAAGGACGAATGGGGAGAGTTTCTCGTCAGGCTCGCGAGGAGGGCTATTGAAGAGTACGTTAGAAACGGCAGGACTATAAAACCACCTGAGGACACGCCTCCCGAGCTGTGGGAGAAGATGGGCGTTTTCGTAACCCTCAACAGACGTCACTCTCCCCCCCAGATGGCGCTCAGGGGATGCATCGGCTTTCCCCTCCCAATATATCCGCTGGTTGAGGCCACGATAAAGGCGGCTATCTATGCGGCGGTTGACGACCCCCGCTTCCCGCCCGTGAGGGAGGGTGAGCTGGATGACCTGGTTGTTGAGGTGAGCGTCCTGACGCCGCCGGAACTCATCGAAGGGCCTCCCGAGGAGAGGCCAAAGAAGATAAAGGTCGGCAGGGACGGTCTGATCATCGAGAAGGGCATTTACTCCGGCCTGCTTCTCCCGCAGGTGCCGATAGAGTGGGGCTGGGACGAGGAGGAGTTCTTAGCTCAGACCTGCTGGAAGGCCGGTCTTCCACCCGACTGCTGGCTCGACGAGGATACGAAGGTCTACCGCTTCACGGCGGAGGTGTTTGAGGAGGAAAAACCGGGAGGGCCGGTCAAAAGGAAGCCGCTGTGA
- a CDS encoding YraN family protein, translated as MGWRRFATFVLIVLFLGMTVSGASATASLVNSSTNSTVKLPSGLNPQGKPGDEVQPQVGPILIFVGMILLDLLLSWALEKYVSPEAAMVYDAVSLLIPDPGDGLKLGIKVLAKHGDEITKYSIVIVKKDLWRTKVVRKITDVSASSAKWVKSALGEKYIKEIAEKYVVKRGKNFDDVVNSLKRIQSMGITSAKARRLIIDRGWDVKKLERVLSDAKSVRKGGSKLIGAINRDLKTQKDLGPLYEAEVVSHLKRSGWRIKEVEKDVVTSIGKTEIDIIAEKSGRTVYVECKRSFDGIDIGQIAKQAEYARNHGIKTIKIYYAEGPSYPPTYILQKLREISSKYNVDISLVYLGSNFN; from the coding sequence ATGGGCTGGCGTAGGTTTGCTACCTTCGTCTTGATTGTGCTCTTCCTTGGAATGACAGTTAGTGGAGCAAGTGCCACTGCGAGCCTCGTCAATTCATCCACCAACAGCACGGTGAAGCTTCCGTCGGGACTCAACCCACAGGGAAAACCGGGAGACGAGGTACAGCCACAAGTAGGCCCGATACTCATCTTTGTTGGCATGATTCTGCTGGATTTGCTCCTCAGCTGGGCGCTTGAGAAATACGTTTCTCCAGAAGCCGCGATGGTTTACGATGCAGTCTCGCTCTTAATCCCAGACCCCGGGGACGGCCTCAAGCTTGGTATCAAAGTCCTAGCCAAGCACGGGGACGAGATTACAAAGTACTCAATAGTAATCGTCAAAAAGGACCTGTGGCGTACCAAAGTCGTCAGAAAGATTACCGATGTTAGTGCCAGCAGTGCCAAGTGGGTAAAGAGCGCCCTCGGCGAGAAGTACATCAAAGAAATCGCAGAGAAATACGTCGTAAAGAGGGGTAAGAACTTCGATGACGTTGTTAATAGCCTCAAGAGAATCCAAAGCATGGGTATAACCAGCGCAAAAGCTAGACGATTAATCATTGACAGGGGCTGGGATGTCAAAAAGCTTGAAAGGGTACTCAGCGACGCAAAAAGCGTTAGAAAAGGAGGAAGCAAGCTTATTGGGGCCATAAATAGAGACTTGAAAACCCAAAAAGACCTCGGACCACTCTATGAGGCTGAGGTTGTGAGCCACCTCAAGCGGAGTGGATGGAGGATAAAAGAGGTAGAGAAGGACGTGGTAACCTCAATCGGAAAAACTGAGATTGACATAATCGCCGAAAAGAGTGGAAGAACAGTTTACGTTGAGTGTAAGAGAAGCTTTGATGGGATAGATATTGGTCAAATAGCAAAACAGGCTGAATACGCCAGAAACCACGGAATAAAGACGATAAAAATTTATTATGCAGAGGGACCATCATATCCACCCACTTACATCCTTCAGAAGCTCAGGGAAATTAGTTCAAAATACAACGTTGATATAAGCTTAGTTTATCTCGGATCTAACTTCAACTAA
- a CDS encoding deoxyribonuclease IV → MFKVDRLRFGTAGIPISTPKRSTLDGIVHVRNLGLDAMELEFVRGVNLKPELAKKIKYVARKHDILLTAHAPYYINLNAAEKAKIEASKKRIIQSAERLHQAGGWSVVFHAGYYLKQDPGKVYEKIRGEIKDIVKSLQDRGIEVWVRPELTGKPTQFGDLRELVKLSEEIEMVLPTIDFAHCHARNVGKFNTAEEWREMLSFMEDRLGREALDNMHIHISGINYTSKGERNHLNLQESDMNWEDLLRVLKEFKVKGVVISESPNIEGDALLMKKKYEEIRV, encoded by the coding sequence ATGTTTAAAGTTGACAGACTGCGCTTCGGAACGGCCGGAATACCCATCTCAACCCCAAAGCGCTCAACTCTTGACGGAATAGTCCACGTGAGAAACCTAGGCCTTGACGCGATGGAGCTGGAGTTCGTCCGGGGGGTCAACCTCAAGCCGGAGCTGGCGAAGAAGATAAAATACGTCGCCAGAAAGCACGATATTCTGCTGACCGCCCACGCACCGTACTACATCAACCTCAACGCGGCGGAAAAGGCCAAGATCGAGGCCAGCAAGAAGAGGATAATCCAGAGCGCTGAACGCTTACACCAGGCCGGCGGCTGGAGCGTGGTTTTTCATGCGGGCTACTACCTAAAGCAGGACCCTGGAAAGGTTTATGAGAAAATACGGGGGGAGATTAAGGATATCGTAAAGAGCCTCCAGGACAGGGGCATCGAGGTGTGGGTAAGGCCCGAGCTGACCGGCAAGCCGACCCAGTTCGGAGACCTGAGAGAGCTCGTGAAGCTCAGCGAAGAGATCGAGATGGTTCTACCAACGATAGACTTCGCCCACTGCCACGCCCGGAACGTGGGGAAGTTCAACACCGCCGAAGAGTGGCGCGAGATGCTGAGCTTTATGGAGGACCGGCTCGGCAGAGAGGCTCTCGACAACATGCACATCCACATAAGCGGCATAAACTACACCTCAAAGGGCGAGAGGAACCACCTCAACCTCCAGGAGAGCGACATGAACTGGGAAGACCTGCTGAGGGTCCTCAAGGAGTTCAAAGTCAAGGGAGTGGTCATAAGCGAGAGCCCGAACATAGAGGGCGACGCCCTGCTGATGAAAAAGAAATACGAGGAGATACGGGTTTAA
- a CDS encoding DUF373 family protein — protein sequence MVEIKALILAIDRDDDFGEKAGVEGPVIGRDACIDAALKLSLADPEDSDANVVYAAVKLYDELKGSGEFDDVEVALITGHPKVGVKSDMELARQLELVLERFPADGVITVTDGAEDEQIFPIITSKVPIVSSHRVVVKQSEGIETTYYIIYRYLREILSDPEVAKVVLGIPGMILLLYGIARLIGVWYPDSVKIVSATITGTILLIIGGYFFTKGFRLNFRETIAKQFVFVISAVAGVLIIIGGSINAYFRLEEYAKEIIGGWPGTPLLATLIYINAIGAPLIIGISVMIMGKTIQAYLRKDYHIWYYVSALLLMPALWITIDLTTRYAMAILTISDIDVFAKLLLAIADVAVAILVGIYMRGKVRGWERVEAGASA from the coding sequence GTGGTTGAGATTAAGGCCCTGATTCTAGCTATAGACCGCGATGACGACTTCGGAGAAAAGGCGGGGGTTGAAGGACCCGTCATCGGGCGAGACGCCTGCATTGACGCCGCCCTAAAGCTCAGTCTGGCCGATCCGGAGGACAGCGATGCTAACGTTGTCTATGCCGCCGTCAAGCTCTACGATGAGCTCAAAGGGAGCGGGGAGTTCGATGATGTCGAAGTTGCACTGATAACCGGCCATCCCAAGGTGGGGGTAAAAAGTGATATGGAGCTGGCCAGGCAACTTGAGCTGGTCCTGGAGAGGTTTCCCGCCGATGGGGTTATTACCGTCACCGACGGGGCAGAGGACGAGCAGATATTCCCGATAATAACCTCAAAGGTTCCCATAGTAAGCTCTCACAGGGTAGTCGTCAAGCAGAGCGAGGGCATAGAAACTACCTATTATATCATCTACCGCTACCTGAGGGAGATACTCAGCGACCCAGAGGTGGCAAAGGTAGTTCTCGGGATTCCGGGGATGATACTCTTGCTCTACGGTATCGCAAGACTCATAGGTGTCTGGTATCCTGACAGCGTCAAGATAGTCTCTGCCACGATAACCGGAACAATACTCCTCATCATAGGCGGGTACTTCTTCACAAAGGGATTCCGGCTCAACTTCAGGGAAACCATCGCAAAGCAGTTCGTGTTCGTAATATCCGCGGTTGCGGGTGTTCTCATAATCATCGGAGGTTCTATCAACGCCTACTTCAGGCTTGAGGAGTACGCGAAGGAGATAATCGGCGGCTGGCCCGGGACACCTCTGCTGGCGACGCTCATCTACATAAACGCCATAGGCGCCCCGCTGATAATAGGGATATCCGTGATGATAATGGGTAAGACCATCCAGGCCTACCTCCGGAAGGACTACCACATCTGGTACTACGTCTCAGCCCTGCTCCTGATGCCCGCGCTGTGGATAACGATAGACCTGACGACGAGGTACGCGATGGCCATACTCACGATATCCGACATAGACGTCTTTGCAAAGCTCCTTCTAGCCATTGCCGACGTGGCCGTGGCTATTCTGGTTGGAATCTACATGAGAGGAAAAGTTAGGGGATGGGAGAGAGTTGAAGCTGGAGCAAGCGCTTGA
- a CDS encoding DmpA family aminopeptidase — translation MKAPDLGIKIGRYEHGKKNSIADLGVRVGHSTIIEGDDIRTGVTILVPPVGNPFRERLFAGVYTFNGFSKPIGFIQVEELGYIETPIALTSTLNGYRVADALISLWAEENPEGISVNPLVMECNDGYLNDNKKRAVKEEHVFEAFEGASLDFEEGSVGAGTGMSAFEFKGGIGSSSRVVEIGGEEYTVASLVLSNFGKREDLVIAGVPVGWELRDYPGRGLSMGGSISIVIATDAPLTSRQLARLARRAILGLARTGSYGHNGSGDIVLAFSTAQTVPGGKEAHSMGFLPDDALNRLFIAAADSTEEAIINSLLQARTMGGRNGRIRYALPVDRLLEIMERYGRIERA, via the coding sequence ATGAAGGCCCCTGATCTGGGAATAAAGATAGGCCGTTATGAGCACGGGAAAAAGAACTCTATAGCTGATTTGGGCGTCAGGGTTGGTCATTCGACGATAATCGAGGGGGACGATATTAGAACGGGAGTTACGATCCTCGTTCCGCCGGTGGGGAACCCCTTCAGGGAGAGGCTCTTCGCAGGAGTTTACACCTTCAACGGCTTTTCCAAGCCGATTGGGTTTATCCAGGTGGAGGAGCTCGGCTACATCGAAACTCCAATAGCTTTAACCAGCACGCTGAACGGCTACCGTGTTGCGGACGCTCTGATAAGCCTTTGGGCGGAGGAGAACCCCGAGGGAATATCGGTAAACCCGCTCGTAATGGAGTGTAACGACGGCTACCTCAACGATAATAAAAAGCGTGCCGTTAAGGAGGAACACGTCTTTGAGGCTTTCGAGGGCGCATCCCTTGACTTTGAAGAGGGCTCTGTTGGAGCAGGCACCGGAATGAGCGCCTTCGAGTTCAAAGGGGGGATAGGTTCCTCTTCAAGGGTAGTTGAGATTGGTGGCGAGGAGTACACCGTTGCGTCGCTCGTCCTCAGCAACTTTGGCAAGAGGGAGGATTTGGTCATAGCGGGCGTTCCCGTCGGCTGGGAGTTGAGGGACTACCCGGGCAGGGGACTTTCCATGGGGGGCAGCATATCTATTGTAATCGCCACAGACGCGCCTCTGACCTCCCGTCAGCTGGCTAGACTGGCTAGGAGGGCAATCCTCGGCCTGGCCAGGACGGGCTCCTACGGCCACAACGGGAGCGGGGACATAGTTCTGGCTTTCTCGACGGCCCAGACCGTCCCGGGCGGCAAGGAGGCTCATTCCATGGGGTTCCTCCCGGACGATGCACTCAACAGGTTATTCATAGCCGCAGCTGATTCCACTGAGGAGGCGATAATCAACTCCCTCCTGCAGGCTAGGACGATGGGAGGCAGAAACGGCAGGATCCGCTACGCCCTTCCGGTTGATAGGCTCCTGGAAATCATGGAAAGATACGGGAGGATTGAGAGGGCTTAA
- a CDS encoding MTH1187 family thiamine-binding protein has product MVIVEFVIVPLGEKSLSRYVAEVVKLLERKGVKYQLTPMATIIEVPTARDAFEIIAQAHELMFELGAERVSTTVRIDDRRDVERKMEDKVKSVMEKVRGG; this is encoded by the coding sequence ATGGTGATAGTTGAGTTCGTTATCGTTCCCCTCGGGGAGAAAAGTCTCAGCAGGTACGTCGCAGAGGTGGTAAAGCTTTTAGAGAGAAAGGGTGTTAAATATCAACTGACTCCGATGGCAACCATAATAGAGGTTCCAACCGCAAGGGACGCGTTTGAAATAATAGCACAGGCCCATGAACTCATGTTCGAGCTCGGGGCTGAGAGGGTCTCTACAACCGTGAGGATAGACGACAGGCGTGATGTGGAGAGAAAAATGGAGGACAAGGTGAAATCCGTGATGGAAAAGGTCAGGGGTGGTTGA